From one Triticum urartu cultivar G1812 chromosome 3, Tu2.1, whole genome shotgun sequence genomic stretch:
- the LOC125542818 gene encoding uncharacterized protein LOC125542818 isoform X2 — translation MNWASCCLFFLWVLFVRVDGVLLWHRHNSGRVPTLQYIYRYLIGNGCRVKRVAIRFYEQNCGMLCSRSAAVSKYLYGLQFCILLKELQLSTVLGENYQGSTSSWRHSHPCLPHGRGPSRG, via the exons ATGAATTGGGCGTCCTGCTGTCTTTTCTTCTTGTGGGTGCTATTTGTTCGTGTGGACGGAG TGCTTCTTTGGCACCGGCACAATTCTGGTCGAGTACCTACTCTtcag TACATTTACAG GTACCTTATAGGCAACGGATGCAGGGTAAAGAGAGTTGCCATACGTTTTTACGAGCAGAATTGTGGCATGCTTTGTTCAAGATCTGCTGCAGTCAGTAAATATTTGTATGGTCTGCAATTCTGCATACTACTAAAGGAGTTACAACTGAGCACTGTACTCGGAGAAAATTACCAAG GTTCTACTTCGTCCTGGCGCCACTCCCATCCTTGTCTGCCTCATGGTCGCGGTCCTAGCCGTGGATGA
- the LOC125542818 gene encoding uncharacterized protein LOC125542818 isoform X1 — MTPPPGRSASAPPGTRHAHQGEAPPGLRPSPTCKVKNPFHLQRVPCGFRRSVVGCDELGVLLSFLLVGAICSCGRSASLAPAQFWSSTYSSVHLQVPYRQRMQGKESCHTFLRAELWHALFKICCSQ; from the exons ATGACCCCGCCGCCGGGCAGGAGTGCTTCCGCGCCTCCAGGAACCCGCCACGCACATCAAGGTGAGGCGCCTCCTGGGCTCCGCCCGTCCCCTACCTGCAAG GTGAAGAATCCTTTCCACCTGCAGAGGGTGCCGTGCGGGTTTCGCCGGTCTGTGGTCGGCTGCGATGAATTGGGCGTCCTGCTGTCTTTTCTTCTTGTGGGTGCTATTTGTTCGTGTGGACGGAG TGCTTCTTTGGCACCGGCACAATTCTGGTCGAGTACCTACTCTtcag TACATTTACAG GTACCTTATAGGCAACGGATGCAGGGTAAAGAGAGTTGCCATACGTTTTTACGAGCAGAATTGTGGCATGCTTTGTTCAAGATCTGCTGCAGTCAGTAA
- the LOC125542818 gene encoding uncharacterized protein LOC125542818 isoform X3, with amino-acid sequence MTPPPGRSASAPPGTRHAHQGEAPPGLRPSPTCKVKNPFHLQRVPCGFRRSVVGCDELGVLLSFLLVGAICSCGRSASLAPAQFWSSTYSSVHLQGSAAVQVT; translated from the exons ATGACCCCGCCGCCGGGCAGGAGTGCTTCCGCGCCTCCAGGAACCCGCCACGCACATCAAGGTGAGGCGCCTCCTGGGCTCCGCCCGTCCCCTACCTGCAAG GTGAAGAATCCTTTCCACCTGCAGAGGGTGCCGTGCGGGTTTCGCCGGTCTGTGGTCGGCTGCGATGAATTGGGCGTCCTGCTGTCTTTTCTTCTTGTGGGTGCTATTTGTTCGTGTGGACGGAG TGCTTCTTTGGCACCGGCACAATTCTGGTCGAGTACCTACTCTtcag TACATTTACAG GGTTCTGCTGCAGTGCAAGTTACTTGA